Proteins from a single region of Alternaria dauci strain A2016 chromosome 4, whole genome shotgun sequence:
- a CDS encoding mitochondrial 54S ribosomal protein mL46: MNAGQQTTRRLASRAGQSICRSCRDTITRTYASAAAAAVQTEDQVAQHIPPVAQAVPSASYAVNAGVVLSRPPQITRDLHPFEAAFFLYQKRLNERLALPFTRYFYVKKRTPADLEWKRKMKQRLTPARDIGRYQGYGEEAWNDEVLVGAQESDFQHQVGKLIEDAEQSGLEDEPDTTGAKKMEREPVDKPMPRITEADQKNDTKSLNRALQRTLYLLVKNKEGQWQFPQDRLKDENLHGAANRIITHTGGINMNTWLVGHVPIGHHQVNYREPKPAGDVNEYGAKTFFLKARIMAGQVNLKENKLGLQDFKWLVKDELQKEVDGSYWRQIKNMLAER; the protein is encoded by the exons ATGAACGCCGGACAGCAGACAACCAGGCGGCTGGCCTCGAGAGCCG GTCAATCCATATGCCGCTCATGTCGAGACACCATCACCCGCACATACGCCTCCgccgctgccgctgccgtCCAGACCGAAGACCAAGTTGCCCAACATATCCCTCCCGTTGCCCAGGCTGTGCCCTCAGCGTCTTACGCTGTCAACGCCGGTGTTGTCCTGTCCCGCCCCCCACAAATCACACGCGACCTCCACCCATTCGAAGCCGCCTTCTTTCTCTACCAAAAGCGTCTGAACGAGCGACTTGCGCTGCCCTTTACAAGATATTTCTACGTCAAGAAACGGACGCCTGCAGATCTGGAATGGAAGCGAAAGATGAAGCAACGGCTGACCCCCGCCCGCGACATCGGGCGATACCAAGGCTACGGAGAGGAAGCCTGGAACGACGAAGTTCTCGTGGGGGCACAAGAAAGCGATTTCCAACACCAAGTTGGGAAGCTTATAGAAGATGCTGAGCAGTCTGGCCTCGAGGACGAACCAGACACCACCGGCGCAAAAAAGATGGAGCGCGAGCCAGTAGACAAGCCAATGCCGAGGATAACAGAGGCGGATCAGAAGAACGACACCAAGAGCTTGAACCGCGCACTGCAGAGAACACTATATCTGCTGGTCAAGAACAAAGAGGGGCAATGGCAGTTCCCGCAGGATCGCTTGAAAGACGAGAACCTACACGGT GCGGCAAACCGTATCATTACACACACTGGCGGCATCAACATGAACACCTGGCTCGTCGGCCACGTGCCAATTGGTCATCACCAAGTAAACTACCGCGAGCCCAAACCCGCAGGAGATGTCAACGAGTACGGCGCAAAGACTTTCTTCCTCAAGGCACGCATCATGGCCGGACAAGTCAATCTCAAGGAAAACAAGCTTGGCCTCCAGGACTTCAAATGGTTGGTCAAGGACGAATTGCAAAAGGAGGTGGATGGCAGCTACTGGCGACAGATTAAAAACATGTTGGCAGAGCGATGA